A single window of Nasonia vitripennis strain AsymCx chromosome 4, Nvit_psr_1.1, whole genome shotgun sequence DNA harbors:
- the LOC103316049 gene encoding uncharacterized protein LOC103316049 isoform X2 — translation MRMMNSDFRPPDPQKRKPLHAAALLDEITDNVKNSAVVTRSKLKEMQNDQSNDSDDDLDVITSDSGSEDETSNRSLEKVDFMMNSKGQIRTRSNVRKSTEVSLQEFQKKIEQTKETKKITIIKKYQISSNEPLKKNKNNTNYMLYIVAFIIFILLLYYIINRKVFAADNTNNDIKEISETERVESVVRDVLVTLKSMKSKYKNQEKELWQNAYVAIVNIIRNPKKPSIIVLLGDKSDPLDCLAVLLGNVSSNALNSGSLILTPDKFDSDMGTVIESLKVSIQNKKAVIVWDLLNINTEALKAFHNLCDRINPLVEEVIFIITIITDGYDKKSNPIEFVEKELFKKLSGTMKKDAIQPLITRITDGPILTVKPEPNIEQCPLPKANKI, via the exons ATGAGAATGATGAATTCAGATTTCAGACCg CCAGATCCACAAAAACGTAAACCTCTACATGCAGCAGCACTGTTAGatgaaataacagataatgtTAAAAATAGTGCGGTTGTAACAAGATCGAAACTAAAAGAAATGCAGAACGATCAAAGTAATGACAGTGATGATGATTTAGATGTGATTACTTCTGATTCTGGCAGTGAAGATGAAACATCGAATAGATCTTtggaaaaagttgattttatgaTGAATTCTAAAGGACAAATTAGGACAAGATcaaatgtaagaaaatcaaCCGAAGTTTCTTTACAagaatttcaaaagaaaatcgAACAGACTAAGGAAACCAAAAAGattacaattataaaaaaatatcaaatcagTTCAAACGAACCATTAAAAAAGAACAAGaataatacaaattatatGCTCTATATTGTTgcattcattatttttattctactTTTGTACTATATCATCAATAGAAAAGTGTTTGCAGCAGACAATACTAATAATGATATAAAAGAAATAAGTGAAACAGAACGCGTTGAGTCTGTGGTACGTGATGTTTTAGTAACTCTAAAAAGTATGAagtcaaaatataaaaatcaagaaaaagaATTATGGCAAAATGCTTATGTGGCTATAGTTAATATTATTCGTAATCCGAAGAAACCATCTATAATTGTATTACTAGGAGACAAGTCAGATCCATTGGATTGCTTAGCTGTTTTGTTAGGAAATGTTAGCAGCAATGCTCTGAACAGTGGAAGTCTGATACTTACACCTGATAAATTTGATTCGGATATGGGTACAGTTATAGAATCATTAAAAGTTAgcattcaaaataaaaaagctgtT attgTTTGGGATTTATTAAACATaaatactgaagctttaaaAGCATTTCATAATTTGTGTGATAGAATAAATCCTCTTGTtgaagaagtaatttttataattactaTCATAACTGATggttatgataaaaaaagtaatccaATTGAATTTGTTGAGAAAGAACTTTTTAAGAAATTGTCTGGTACAATGAAAAAAGATGCTATTCAACCTTTGATCACCAGAATAACTGATGGTCCAATATTGACTGTAAAACCCGAACCAAATATAGAACAATGTCCATTACCTAAagctaataaaatttaa
- the LOC103316049 gene encoding uncharacterized protein LOC103316049 isoform X1, producing MSFMYNMYNIRGICRKCCWLLFYRLKAQLTTSYNIKDLLPRVARFPDPQKRKPLHAAALLDEITDNVKNSAVVTRSKLKEMQNDQSNDSDDDLDVITSDSGSEDETSNRSLEKVDFMMNSKGQIRTRSNVRKSTEVSLQEFQKKIEQTKETKKITIIKKYQISSNEPLKKNKNNTNYMLYIVAFIIFILLLYYIINRKVFAADNTNNDIKEISETERVESVVRDVLVTLKSMKSKYKNQEKELWQNAYVAIVNIIRNPKKPSIIVLLGDKSDPLDCLAVLLGNVSSNALNSGSLILTPDKFDSDMGTVIESLKVSIQNKKAVIVWDLLNINTEALKAFHNLCDRINPLVEEVIFIITIITDGYDKKSNPIEFVEKELFKKLSGTMKKDAIQPLITRITDGPILTVKPEPNIEQCPLPKANKI from the exons ATGTCATTTatgtataatatgtataatatacgtGGTATATGTCGTAAATGTTGTTGGCTGCTTTTCTACCGACTGAAAGCCCAACTTACCACATCATATAATATAAAGGATTTACTTCCACGCGTCGCAAGATTC CCAGATCCACAAAAACGTAAACCTCTACATGCAGCAGCACTGTTAGatgaaataacagataatgtTAAAAATAGTGCGGTTGTAACAAGATCGAAACTAAAAGAAATGCAGAACGATCAAAGTAATGACAGTGATGATGATTTAGATGTGATTACTTCTGATTCTGGCAGTGAAGATGAAACATCGAATAGATCTTtggaaaaagttgattttatgaTGAATTCTAAAGGACAAATTAGGACAAGATcaaatgtaagaaaatcaaCCGAAGTTTCTTTACAagaatttcaaaagaaaatcgAACAGACTAAGGAAACCAAAAAGattacaattataaaaaaatatcaaatcagTTCAAACGAACCATTAAAAAAGAACAAGaataatacaaattatatGCTCTATATTGTTgcattcattatttttattctactTTTGTACTATATCATCAATAGAAAAGTGTTTGCAGCAGACAATACTAATAATGATATAAAAGAAATAAGTGAAACAGAACGCGTTGAGTCTGTGGTACGTGATGTTTTAGTAACTCTAAAAAGTATGAagtcaaaatataaaaatcaagaaaaagaATTATGGCAAAATGCTTATGTGGCTATAGTTAATATTATTCGTAATCCGAAGAAACCATCTATAATTGTATTACTAGGAGACAAGTCAGATCCATTGGATTGCTTAGCTGTTTTGTTAGGAAATGTTAGCAGCAATGCTCTGAACAGTGGAAGTCTGATACTTACACCTGATAAATTTGATTCGGATATGGGTACAGTTATAGAATCATTAAAAGTTAgcattcaaaataaaaaagctgtT attgTTTGGGATTTATTAAACATaaatactgaagctttaaaAGCATTTCATAATTTGTGTGATAGAATAAATCCTCTTGTtgaagaagtaatttttataattactaTCATAACTGATggttatgataaaaaaagtaatccaATTGAATTTGTTGAGAAAGAACTTTTTAAGAAATTGTCTGGTACAATGAAAAAAGATGCTATTCAACCTTTGATCACCAGAATAACTGATGGTCCAATATTGACTGTAAAACCCGAACCAAATATAGAACAATGTCCATTACCTAAagctaataaaatttaa
- the LOC103316049 gene encoding uncharacterized protein LOC103316049 isoform X4, with protein MGKPDPQKRKPLHAAALLDEITDNVKNSAVVTRSKLKEMQNDQSNDSDDDLDVITSDSGSEDETSNRSLEKVDFMMNSKGQIRTRSNVRKSTEVSLQEFQKKIEQTKETKKITIIKKYQISSNEPLKKNKNNTNYMLYIVAFIIFILLLYYIINRKVFAADNTNNDIKEISETERVESVVRDVLVTLKSMKSKYKNQEKELWQNAYVAIVNIIRNPKKPSIIVLLGDKSDPLDCLAVLLGNVSSNALNSGSLILTPDKFDSDMGTVIESLKVSIQNKKAVIVWDLLNINTEALKAFHNLCDRINPLVEEVIFIITIITDGYDKKSNPIEFVEKELFKKLSGTMKKDAIQPLITRITDGPILTVKPEPNIEQCPLPKANKI; from the exons atgggAAAA CCAGATCCACAAAAACGTAAACCTCTACATGCAGCAGCACTGTTAGatgaaataacagataatgtTAAAAATAGTGCGGTTGTAACAAGATCGAAACTAAAAGAAATGCAGAACGATCAAAGTAATGACAGTGATGATGATTTAGATGTGATTACTTCTGATTCTGGCAGTGAAGATGAAACATCGAATAGATCTTtggaaaaagttgattttatgaTGAATTCTAAAGGACAAATTAGGACAAGATcaaatgtaagaaaatcaaCCGAAGTTTCTTTACAagaatttcaaaagaaaatcgAACAGACTAAGGAAACCAAAAAGattacaattataaaaaaatatcaaatcagTTCAAACGAACCATTAAAAAAGAACAAGaataatacaaattatatGCTCTATATTGTTgcattcattatttttattctactTTTGTACTATATCATCAATAGAAAAGTGTTTGCAGCAGACAATACTAATAATGATATAAAAGAAATAAGTGAAACAGAACGCGTTGAGTCTGTGGTACGTGATGTTTTAGTAACTCTAAAAAGTATGAagtcaaaatataaaaatcaagaaaaagaATTATGGCAAAATGCTTATGTGGCTATAGTTAATATTATTCGTAATCCGAAGAAACCATCTATAATTGTATTACTAGGAGACAAGTCAGATCCATTGGATTGCTTAGCTGTTTTGTTAGGAAATGTTAGCAGCAATGCTCTGAACAGTGGAAGTCTGATACTTACACCTGATAAATTTGATTCGGATATGGGTACAGTTATAGAATCATTAAAAGTTAgcattcaaaataaaaaagctgtT attgTTTGGGATTTATTAAACATaaatactgaagctttaaaAGCATTTCATAATTTGTGTGATAGAATAAATCCTCTTGTtgaagaagtaatttttataattactaTCATAACTGATggttatgataaaaaaagtaatccaATTGAATTTGTTGAGAAAGAACTTTTTAAGAAATTGTCTGGTACAATGAAAAAAGATGCTATTCAACCTTTGATCACCAGAATAACTGATGGTCCAATATTGACTGTAAAACCCGAACCAAATATAGAACAATGTCCATTACCTAAagctaataaaatttaa
- the LOC103316049 gene encoding uncharacterized protein LOC103316049 isoform X5: MQNDQSNDSDDDLDVITSDSGSEDETSNRSLEKVDFMMNSKGQIRTRSNVRKSTEVSLQEFQKKIEQTKETKKITIIKKYQISSNEPLKKNKNNTNYMLYIVAFIIFILLLYYIINRKVFAADNTNNDIKEISETERVESVVRDVLVTLKSMKSKYKNQEKELWQNAYVAIVNIIRNPKKPSIIVLLGDKSDPLDCLAVLLGNVSSNALNSGSLILTPDKFDSDMGTVIESLKVSIQNKKAVIVWDLLNINTEALKAFHNLCDRINPLVEEVIFIITIITDGYDKKSNPIEFVEKELFKKLSGTMKKDAIQPLITRITDGPILTVKPEPNIEQCPLPKANKI; the protein is encoded by the exons ATGCAGAACGATCAAAGTAATGACAGTGATGATGATTTAGATGTGATTACTTCTGATTCTGGCAGTGAAGATGAAACATCGAATAGATCTTtggaaaaagttgattttatgaTGAATTCTAAAGGACAAATTAGGACAAGATcaaatgtaagaaaatcaaCCGAAGTTTCTTTACAagaatttcaaaagaaaatcgAACAGACTAAGGAAACCAAAAAGattacaattataaaaaaatatcaaatcagTTCAAACGAACCATTAAAAAAGAACAAGaataatacaaattatatGCTCTATATTGTTgcattcattatttttattctactTTTGTACTATATCATCAATAGAAAAGTGTTTGCAGCAGACAATACTAATAATGATATAAAAGAAATAAGTGAAACAGAACGCGTTGAGTCTGTGGTACGTGATGTTTTAGTAACTCTAAAAAGTATGAagtcaaaatataaaaatcaagaaaaagaATTATGGCAAAATGCTTATGTGGCTATAGTTAATATTATTCGTAATCCGAAGAAACCATCTATAATTGTATTACTAGGAGACAAGTCAGATCCATTGGATTGCTTAGCTGTTTTGTTAGGAAATGTTAGCAGCAATGCTCTGAACAGTGGAAGTCTGATACTTACACCTGATAAATTTGATTCGGATATGGGTACAGTTATAGAATCATTAAAAGTTAgcattcaaaataaaaaagctgtT attgTTTGGGATTTATTAAACATaaatactgaagctttaaaAGCATTTCATAATTTGTGTGATAGAATAAATCCTCTTGTtgaagaagtaatttttataattactaTCATAACTGATggttatgataaaaaaagtaatccaATTGAATTTGTTGAGAAAGAACTTTTTAAGAAATTGTCTGGTACAATGAAAAAAGATGCTATTCAACCTTTGATCACCAGAATAACTGATGGTCCAATATTGACTGTAAAACCCGAACCAAATATAGAACAATGTCCATTACCTAAagctaataaaatttaa
- the LOC103316049 gene encoding uncharacterized protein LOC103316049 isoform X3, giving the protein MEFFESSTTPDPQKRKPLHAAALLDEITDNVKNSAVVTRSKLKEMQNDQSNDSDDDLDVITSDSGSEDETSNRSLEKVDFMMNSKGQIRTRSNVRKSTEVSLQEFQKKIEQTKETKKITIIKKYQISSNEPLKKNKNNTNYMLYIVAFIIFILLLYYIINRKVFAADNTNNDIKEISETERVESVVRDVLVTLKSMKSKYKNQEKELWQNAYVAIVNIIRNPKKPSIIVLLGDKSDPLDCLAVLLGNVSSNALNSGSLILTPDKFDSDMGTVIESLKVSIQNKKAVIVWDLLNINTEALKAFHNLCDRINPLVEEVIFIITIITDGYDKKSNPIEFVEKELFKKLSGTMKKDAIQPLITRITDGPILTVKPEPNIEQCPLPKANKI; this is encoded by the exons CCAGATCCACAAAAACGTAAACCTCTACATGCAGCAGCACTGTTAGatgaaataacagataatgtTAAAAATAGTGCGGTTGTAACAAGATCGAAACTAAAAGAAATGCAGAACGATCAAAGTAATGACAGTGATGATGATTTAGATGTGATTACTTCTGATTCTGGCAGTGAAGATGAAACATCGAATAGATCTTtggaaaaagttgattttatgaTGAATTCTAAAGGACAAATTAGGACAAGATcaaatgtaagaaaatcaaCCGAAGTTTCTTTACAagaatttcaaaagaaaatcgAACAGACTAAGGAAACCAAAAAGattacaattataaaaaaatatcaaatcagTTCAAACGAACCATTAAAAAAGAACAAGaataatacaaattatatGCTCTATATTGTTgcattcattatttttattctactTTTGTACTATATCATCAATAGAAAAGTGTTTGCAGCAGACAATACTAATAATGATATAAAAGAAATAAGTGAAACAGAACGCGTTGAGTCTGTGGTACGTGATGTTTTAGTAACTCTAAAAAGTATGAagtcaaaatataaaaatcaagaaaaagaATTATGGCAAAATGCTTATGTGGCTATAGTTAATATTATTCGTAATCCGAAGAAACCATCTATAATTGTATTACTAGGAGACAAGTCAGATCCATTGGATTGCTTAGCTGTTTTGTTAGGAAATGTTAGCAGCAATGCTCTGAACAGTGGAAGTCTGATACTTACACCTGATAAATTTGATTCGGATATGGGTACAGTTATAGAATCATTAAAAGTTAgcattcaaaataaaaaagctgtT attgTTTGGGATTTATTAAACATaaatactgaagctttaaaAGCATTTCATAATTTGTGTGATAGAATAAATCCTCTTGTtgaagaagtaatttttataattactaTCATAACTGATggttatgataaaaaaagtaatccaATTGAATTTGTTGAGAAAGAACTTTTTAAGAAATTGTCTGGTACAATGAAAAAAGATGCTATTCAACCTTTGATCACCAGAATAACTGATGGTCCAATATTGACTGTAAAACCCGAACCAAATATAGAACAATGTCCATTACCTAAagctaataaaatttaa